The following are encoded in a window of Mycobacteroides chelonae CCUG 47445 genomic DNA:
- a CDS encoding alpha/beta hydrolase: MSETPGVPVTTSTVDPDDWIGRSWLAFQELEDHLESRHPLVAWAWNLLRLDFCGIAFGALFFCLSLTPSLMPRTWLFQGLIGGATAAIGYGIGVALSKLVLRFWLRHQKWWPLRDRVMVTAKLGVVLLSAVCSLAMIVPAARWQRQIAALMETQGPTTIEYSKSFLVSIAVGALFISVARILRDLVRLLARFLIRRLRLSQEVSLLIGTAIVAVLTIMLFNGVLVRGFFSAANASFGPHNDTTRAGVEQPTQPERSGSPASLASWESLGYEGRNFVSGGLHADVLTKVNGRQAKEPIRVYAGLETADTAEERTDILVRELERTKAFERKALIIVPTTGTGWVTPAAARGIELMYNGDTAIVATQYSFLPSWISFLADKKKALASGRLLVDTVQKRWAQQPQGHRPKLLIYGESLGSFAGQGAFDGLGDIRAAGVDGVLWTGPPNFSQIWNELVSKRDRGTLEALPVYDSGFTARFAIGPDIDALARPPWQNPRVLFVQHPSDPVTWWSTDLLFSQPDWLKEAPVGDRSVAMRWYPIVTFWQVAADLANAVSVPDGHGHNYGISSVNGWAAIAPPDGWTPQDTERIRKALDDTASLDGPDT; encoded by the coding sequence ATGAGCGAGACTCCTGGAGTCCCGGTCACGACGAGCACCGTCGATCCCGATGATTGGATCGGCCGCAGTTGGCTGGCTTTCCAGGAGTTAGAGGATCATCTCGAGAGTAGGCACCCCTTGGTGGCCTGGGCGTGGAACCTGTTGCGCCTGGACTTCTGTGGAATCGCCTTCGGCGCTTTGTTCTTCTGCTTGTCGCTTACGCCGTCGCTGATGCCGCGTACCTGGCTGTTCCAGGGTCTGATCGGCGGAGCCACCGCGGCCATCGGCTACGGCATCGGTGTCGCGCTCTCCAAACTGGTGCTGCGTTTTTGGCTCCGTCACCAGAAATGGTGGCCGCTGCGTGACCGGGTGATGGTGACCGCCAAGCTCGGGGTGGTGCTGCTCTCGGCGGTGTGCTCGCTGGCGATGATCGTGCCCGCCGCCCGCTGGCAACGCCAGATCGCGGCGCTTATGGAGACTCAGGGGCCGACAACGATTGAGTATTCAAAATCGTTCCTCGTCTCGATTGCCGTTGGTGCACTGTTTATCTCGGTGGCACGAATCTTGCGTGACCTGGTTCGGCTGCTGGCCCGGTTCCTCATCCGGCGGCTGCGGCTGAGCCAGGAGGTGTCACTTCTCATCGGTACCGCCATTGTTGCGGTGCTGACCATCATGTTGTTCAACGGCGTGCTGGTGCGCGGCTTCTTCTCCGCTGCCAACGCCTCATTTGGTCCGCATAACGACACCACCCGGGCCGGGGTGGAACAGCCCACGCAGCCGGAGCGTTCCGGAAGTCCGGCGTCGCTGGCCTCCTGGGAAAGCCTCGGCTACGAGGGACGCAACTTCGTCTCCGGTGGATTACACGCCGACGTGCTGACCAAGGTGAACGGTCGCCAGGCCAAGGAACCCATCAGGGTGTACGCGGGCCTGGAAACCGCCGACACCGCCGAGGAGCGCACCGACATCCTGGTGCGGGAACTGGAGCGCACCAAGGCTTTCGAGCGCAAGGCGCTGATCATCGTCCCGACCACCGGAACTGGATGGGTGACGCCGGCTGCTGCGCGCGGTATCGAGCTCATGTACAACGGCGACACCGCGATCGTGGCCACCCAGTACTCCTTCCTGCCGAGCTGGATCTCGTTCCTGGCAGACAAGAAGAAGGCGCTGGCCTCGGGCAGGCTCTTGGTAGACACCGTTCAGAAACGGTGGGCGCAGCAGCCGCAGGGGCATCGCCCCAAGCTGCTCATCTACGGCGAGAGCCTGGGATCGTTTGCGGGACAAGGCGCATTCGACGGCCTCGGCGACATCCGGGCGGCTGGCGTCGACGGTGTGTTGTGGACCGGTCCGCCGAACTTCAGCCAGATCTGGAATGAGCTGGTGTCCAAGCGTGACCGGGGCACGTTGGAAGCGCTCCCGGTCTACGACAGCGGATTCACGGCGCGTTTCGCGATAGGCCCCGATATCGACGCCCTCGCCAGACCTCCATGGCAGAACCCCCGGGTGCTCTTCGTGCAGCATCCGTCAGATCCGGTGACCTGGTGGTCCACGGATCTGCTTTTCAGCCAACCGGATTGGCTCAAGGAAGCACCGGTGGGTGACCGGTCTGTCGCCATGCGCTGGTATCCCATCGTCACCTTCTGGCAGGTGGCCGCAGACCTGGCCAATGCCGTGTCCGTACCCGATGGGCACGGACACAACTACGGCATCTCGTCGGTGAACGGCTGGGCGGCGATCGCCCCGCCCGACGGCTGGACCCCCCAGGACACCGAACGCATCCGGAAGGCTCTGGACGACACCGCGTCGCTCGACGGCCCCGACACGTGA
- a CDS encoding CPBP family intramembrane glutamic endopeptidase: protein MTARVRVLILAAALVAWPTVLERFPQRWRPLIGAGASSVLAAAAGIPLGLRQPQLAAGLRLGGVSAAAVAAVVGASPALKPVRTSMRERNIGLHPAAWLGLHIPVGTVWSEELAFRGVLQPMAAGAFGRGLGGVVQAVAFGLAHIRPARAAGDSILGTVLVTGMFGWLLGWLRERSGSVAAPMLTHLALNEAGAVATLYVSRPNVGLGRESASN from the coding sequence GTGACCGCTCGCGTCAGGGTGCTCATCCTGGCCGCGGCGCTCGTGGCTTGGCCGACGGTCCTGGAGCGGTTCCCGCAACGTTGGCGTCCGCTGATCGGGGCGGGCGCCAGCTCGGTGCTCGCCGCCGCCGCGGGTATCCCGCTGGGGCTTCGACAACCTCAGCTGGCGGCCGGGCTGCGGCTCGGTGGCGTGTCCGCAGCGGCGGTGGCCGCCGTCGTCGGTGCCTCTCCGGCGCTGAAACCGGTGCGCACGTCCATGCGGGAACGGAACATCGGCCTGCACCCCGCGGCCTGGCTGGGTCTGCACATTCCGGTGGGCACGGTGTGGTCGGAGGAACTCGCCTTCCGCGGGGTGCTGCAGCCTATGGCCGCCGGGGCCTTCGGCCGCGGGCTGGGCGGTGTGGTCCAGGCGGTGGCCTTTGGGCTGGCTCATATCCGGCCTGCTCGCGCAGCGGGAGATTCCATCCTGGGAACGGTGCTGGTCACCGGCATGTTCGGCTGGCTGTTGGGTTGGCTACGCGAGCGATCGGGGAGCGTGGCGGCGCCCATGCTCACCCACCTGGCGCTCAATGAGGCGGGCGCGGTGGCAACCCTGTACGTTTCCCGGCCGAATGTCGGGTTGGGGCGAGAAAGTGCGAGCAACTGA